From a single Agrobacterium tumefaciens genomic region:
- the dusA gene encoding tRNA dihydrouridine(20/20a) synthase DusA — MYRQALANGGKIFAVAPMIDWTDTRCRFLHRQLSKRALLFTEMIVADAIIHGQRDRLLGYHPQEHPVALQLGGSDPAKLAEAVRIAEDYRYDEINLNVGCPSDRVQSGTFGACLMREPDVVAQCVSAMKAVATVPVTVKCRIGVDDQEPETVLPDFLGRVVAAGADAVWIHARKAWLQGLSPKENREVPPLDYELVYRMKRENPDVFVGINGGIADLDQACDHLQHMDGVMLGRAAYHNTSILADVDHRIYGGEARQPDWMGLRDTMMAYAAGYIGEGGRLNHVTRHMVGLFQGMPGARRFRQILSSDATRPGAGPEVIEAAFAAVDFNPTKELAG; from the coding sequence ATGTACAGACAAGCGCTTGCAAACGGCGGAAAAATCTTCGCCGTGGCCCCGATGATCGATTGGACGGACACGAGGTGCAGATTTCTGCACCGGCAGTTGTCGAAGCGCGCCCTGCTGTTTACCGAAATGATCGTTGCCGACGCCATCATCCATGGCCAGCGTGACAGGCTGCTCGGTTACCATCCACAGGAACATCCCGTTGCGCTGCAGCTTGGCGGATCTGATCCGGCCAAGCTTGCCGAAGCGGTGCGGATTGCCGAAGATTACCGGTATGACGAGATCAACCTCAATGTCGGTTGCCCATCGGACCGCGTACAATCCGGCACCTTCGGCGCCTGCCTGATGCGCGAGCCTGATGTCGTGGCGCAGTGCGTTTCGGCGATGAAGGCGGTTGCGACTGTGCCGGTGACGGTCAAATGCCGCATTGGGGTGGATGATCAGGAACCGGAAACCGTCTTGCCGGATTTTCTGGGGCGTGTTGTCGCGGCCGGTGCGGATGCCGTGTGGATCCATGCGCGGAAAGCCTGGCTGCAAGGCCTTTCACCGAAGGAAAACCGCGAGGTGCCGCCGCTCGATTATGAGCTCGTCTATCGCATGAAGCGGGAAAATCCTGACGTCTTCGTCGGCATCAACGGCGGCATCGCCGATCTTGATCAGGCTTGTGACCATCTGCAGCATATGGATGGCGTCATGCTCGGCCGCGCCGCTTATCATAACACATCCATTCTCGCCGATGTCGATCACCGCATCTACGGTGGCGAGGCCCGGCAACCTGACTGGATGGGGTTGCGCGACACGATGATGGCCTATGCCGCCGGCTATATTGGCGAGGGTGGACGTCTCAACCACGTCACCCGTCATATGGTCGGTTTGTTTCAGGGCATGCCGGGGGCGCGCCGTTTCCGGCAAATTCTCTCCAGCGATGCCACCCGTCCGGGGGCAGGGCCCGAGGTGATCGAGGCGGCTTTCGCCGCGGTCGATTTCAACCCGACGAAGGAACTGGCGGGCTGA
- a CDS encoding fumarylacetoacetate hydrolase family protein has translation MAATVIPAPKPVLLPVEGTGDMFPVRRVYCVGRNYADHAIEMGHDPSREPPFYFQKNPDNLLPAGNDFPYPPLSSNVHYEVECVVVLKSGGADIPATEALNHVWGYAVGIDMTRRDLQDGLKKMGRSWEGAKAFEYSAPVSPIVPADQIGHPTTGAIWLDVNGERKQTGDLAQMIWKVPEVIAELSKLFTLAAGDVIMTGTPAGVGPIVRGDRIECGVDGVGTLSVTVA, from the coding sequence ATGGCCGCCACCGTCATCCCCGCCCCGAAACCCGTCCTCCTGCCCGTTGAAGGCACGGGCGACATGTTCCCCGTGCGGCGGGTCTATTGCGTCGGTCGTAATTATGCCGATCACGCCATCGAGATGGGCCACGATCCCTCGCGCGAGCCGCCCTTCTATTTCCAGAAAAACCCGGACAATCTGCTGCCCGCCGGCAATGACTTCCCCTATCCGCCCCTGTCCTCGAACGTGCATTACGAAGTTGAATGCGTCGTGGTGCTGAAAAGTGGCGGCGCAGATATTCCTGCAACCGAGGCGCTGAACCATGTCTGGGGTTATGCCGTCGGTATCGACATGACCCGCCGCGACCTGCAGGACGGGCTGAAGAAGATGGGCCGCTCCTGGGAAGGCGCCAAGGCGTTCGAATATTCCGCACCGGTTTCGCCAATTGTTCCCGCGGACCAGATAGGCCATCCCACCACTGGCGCGATCTGGCTTGATGTCAATGGTGAGCGCAAGCAGACGGGCGATCTCGCGCAGATGATCTGGAAGGTGCCGGAAGTGATCGCCGAGCTTTCGAAGCTCTTCACGCTTGCCGCTGGCGACGTGATCATGACCGGCACGCCGGCCGGCGTCGGCCCGATCGTGCGCGGTGACAGAATCGAGTGTGGCGTCGATGGTGTCGGCACACTGTCGGTCACGGTCGCCTGA
- a CDS encoding gamma carbonic anhydrase family protein: MPLYRLADRVPQTPAADRYWVAPDANVIGSVTLGEDVGIWFGATLRGDNEPISIGRGTNIQEGAMVHSDPGFAATIGEMCTIGHHAIVHGCSIGDNSLIGMGATILNGAKIGRNCLVGANALVTEGKEFPDNSLIVGSPARAIRTLDDEAVAGLRRSAEKYIENWKRFSKDLAIVEG; this comes from the coding sequence ATGCCGCTTTACCGCCTCGCCGACCGGGTGCCGCAGACCCCAGCAGCGGATCGTTACTGGGTCGCGCCTGATGCCAATGTCATCGGCTCGGTGACGCTCGGCGAAGATGTCGGCATCTGGTTCGGAGCGACATTGCGCGGCGATAATGAGCCGATCAGTATCGGGCGTGGCACCAATATTCAGGAAGGGGCGATGGTGCACAGCGATCCCGGCTTTGCCGCGACCATCGGCGAAATGTGCACCATCGGCCACCACGCCATAGTGCATGGCTGCAGCATCGGCGACAATTCACTCATCGGCATGGGCGCGACGATCCTGAACGGAGCAAAGATCGGCCGCAACTGCCTCGTCGGCGCCAATGCTCTGGTCACGGAAGGCAAGGAATTTCCGGATAATTCACTAATCGTCGGATCGCCGGCGCGGGCCATCCGCACGCTGGATGACGAAGCCGTCGCCGGCCTGCGTCGTTCTGCGGAAAAATACATCGAGAACTGGAAGCGTTTTTCGAAAGATCTGGCGATTGTCGAAGGATGA
- the zur gene encoding zinc uptake transcriptional repressor Zur, whose amino-acid sequence MNAQPQQNLTKNQSLVMNALSNAHQPLSAYMILDKLRDDGFRAPLQVYRALEKLVEFGLVHRLESLNAFVACTHTQAECCSNHHGTVAFAICESCGQVTEFHDHEIDHRLERWVKDSKFKAEKTTIEIRGLCANCAS is encoded by the coding sequence ATGAATGCTCAACCCCAGCAGAACCTTACCAAGAACCAGTCGCTGGTCATGAATGCCCTTTCAAACGCGCATCAGCCGCTCAGCGCCTATATGATCCTCGACAAGCTGCGGGACGACGGTTTCCGCGCGCCGCTGCAGGTTTACCGGGCGCTGGAAAAGCTGGTGGAGTTTGGTCTCGTGCACCGGCTGGAAAGCCTCAACGCCTTCGTTGCCTGCACGCATACACAGGCCGAATGCTGCTCAAATCATCATGGAACGGTGGCGTTTGCCATCTGCGAATCCTGCGGGCAGGTGACGGAATTCCACGATCACGAGATCGACCACCGCCTTGAGCGCTGGGTGAAGGACAGCAAGTTCAAGGCGGAAAAGACCACCATCGAGATTCGCGGTCTCTGCGCTAACTGCGCGTCATAG
- the znuB gene encoding zinc ABC transporter permease subunit ZnuB, with protein MFDDFFVRAMVAGIGVALTAGPLGCFVVWRRMAYFGDTMAHSALLGVALSLLLQLNLIVSVFLVASAVSILLIFLQRRQALSSDALLGILSHSALAIGLVIVAFMSWVRIDLVSFLFGDILAVTRSDIALIWGGGLVVIVSMVFLWRSLLASTVNTELAEAEGLNPERAKLIFTLLMALVIAIAMKVVGIMLITSLLIIPAATARRFSATPEVMAVVASLIGAIAVIGGLFGSLTYDTPSGPSIVVAAVILFVISLLPAPGFSRSADEGGKS; from the coding sequence ATGTTTGACGACTTCTTCGTTCGCGCCATGGTCGCCGGAATTGGCGTTGCTCTTACCGCCGGGCCTCTCGGCTGTTTCGTCGTCTGGCGACGTATGGCCTATTTCGGAGATACGATGGCCCATTCGGCGCTGCTTGGTGTGGCGCTCTCGCTGCTGTTGCAGCTCAACCTCATCGTCAGCGTTTTTCTGGTGGCATCCGCTGTTTCGATCCTGCTGATTTTTCTCCAGCGGCGGCAGGCGCTGTCGTCCGATGCATTGCTTGGCATCCTGTCCCATTCGGCGCTGGCCATTGGTCTCGTCATTGTCGCCTTCATGAGCTGGGTGCGTATCGATCTCGTGTCGTTCCTGTTCGGTGATATTCTCGCTGTCACCCGCAGCGATATCGCGCTGATCTGGGGTGGCGGGCTGGTGGTCATCGTCTCCATGGTGTTCCTGTGGCGGTCGCTGCTCGCCTCCACCGTCAATACCGAACTGGCCGAAGCCGAAGGGCTGAACCCCGAGCGGGCGAAGCTCATCTTTACGCTGCTGATGGCGCTGGTGATCGCGATTGCGATGAAGGTGGTCGGCATCATGCTCATCACCTCGCTGCTGATCATACCGGCCGCCACCGCCAGACGTTTTTCCGCCACGCCAGAGGTGATGGCAGTGGTCGCTTCGCTGATCGGCGCCATTGCCGTTATCGGTGGCCTGTTCGGCTCGCTGACCTATGATACGCCGTCCGGCCCCTCCATCGTGGTTGCCGCCGTGATCCTGTTCGTTATAAGCCTGTTGCCGGCGCCGGGTTTTTCCCGCTCCGCGGATGAAGGAGGCAAGTCATGA
- the znuC gene encoding zinc ABC transporter ATP-binding protein ZnuC: MLHSARQGNDILVSLANAGVQRNGRWLVRGVEFSVSKGEIVTLIGPNGSGKSTSAKMAIGVVKPTEGDVSRVAGLRVGYVPQKLSVDWTMPLSVRRLMTLTGPLPAREIDAALNATGIAHLANAEVQHLSGGEFQRALLARAIARKPDLLVLDEPVQGVDFSGEIALYDLIKNIRNSSNCGILLISHDLHVVMAETDTVICLNGHVCCRGTPQAVSQSPEYMRLFGGSAAKALAVYSHHHDHTHLPDGRVQHADGSVTDHCHPDDGHHHAHDHDHHHDDHGECGCGHEHEHEHEHGDHAPSKHAQGERHV, from the coding sequence ATGCTTCATTCCGCCCGTCAGGGTAACGATATACTGGTTTCCCTTGCCAATGCCGGCGTGCAGCGCAATGGCCGCTGGCTGGTGCGCGGTGTGGAGTTTTCTGTCAGCAAGGGCGAGATCGTCACGCTGATCGGCCCGAACGGTTCGGGCAAATCCACCAGCGCAAAAATGGCGATCGGTGTGGTGAAACCAACCGAGGGTGACGTGTCGCGCGTTGCCGGCCTGCGCGTCGGTTATGTGCCGCAGAAGCTTTCCGTGGACTGGACCATGCCGCTTTCGGTGCGCCGTCTGATGACACTGACCGGGCCGCTGCCCGCGCGCGAAATCGATGCGGCATTGAATGCGACTGGCATTGCGCATCTTGCCAATGCGGAAGTGCAGCATCTGTCCGGCGGTGAGTTCCAGCGCGCTCTTCTGGCCCGCGCCATTGCCCGCAAGCCCGATCTGCTGGTGCTTGACGAACCCGTGCAGGGCGTCGATTTTTCCGGCGAGATCGCGCTCTATGATCTGATAAAAAATATTAGAAATTCAAGTAATTGCGGAATTCTGTTAATCTCGCATGACCTGCATGTGGTGATGGCGGAAACCGATACCGTGATCTGCCTGAACGGCCATGTCTGCTGCCGGGGAACGCCGCAGGCGGTGAGCCAGAGCCCGGAATATATGCGGCTGTTCGGCGGGTCTGCCGCCAAGGCGCTTGCCGTCTATAGCCACCATCACGACCACACCCATCTGCCCGATGGTCGGGTGCAGCACGCGGATGGTTCGGTGACGGATCATTGCCATCCTGACGATGGCCACCACCACGCTCATGATCATGACCACCATCATGATGACCATGGCGAATGCGGTTGCGGCCATGAACATGAGCATGAGCATGAGCATGGGGACCATGCGCCCTCGAAACACGCGCAGGGAGAACGGCATGTTTGA
- the znuA gene encoding zinc ABC transporter substrate-binding protein ZnuA gives MKSILIPLMASVAIAAAASGATAAPDVVVSIKPIHSLVAAIMRGVGEPQLIVEGAASPHTYNLRPSNARKLEKADVVFWVGPGLEAFLEKPLEALATKATVVELEDAKGLEKLPFREGGPFEAHDHGDEGHNGHAEEEGAHDHGHDHAEGHEDHDHGAYDTHLWLDPTNAKAMAQTIETALIAADAGNAATYQANTKKLIDDLDALDTELAETVKPIKDKPFIVFHDAYQYFEHRYGVKTAGSITVSPETLPGADRVKQMQEKVRQLGATCVFAEPQFEPKLISVITEGTAAKSATLDPEAATLEPGPDLYFKLMRGIAGSLKDCLAQP, from the coding sequence ATGAAATCGATCCTGATCCCGCTCATGGCGTCGGTGGCAATAGCGGCCGCCGCTTCCGGCGCCACAGCCGCGCCCGATGTCGTGGTCTCGATCAAGCCCATCCACTCTCTCGTCGCGGCCATCATGCGGGGCGTGGGCGAACCGCAGCTCATCGTCGAGGGTGCAGCTTCGCCCCATACCTATAATCTTCGTCCATCCAATGCGCGCAAGCTTGAAAAGGCGGATGTGGTGTTCTGGGTCGGGCCGGGGCTGGAAGCCTTCCTGGAAAAACCGCTCGAGGCACTGGCCACAAAGGCAACCGTGGTGGAACTGGAAGACGCCAAGGGCCTGGAAAAGCTGCCCTTCCGCGAAGGCGGCCCCTTTGAAGCACATGACCATGGCGACGAAGGGCATAACGGCCACGCCGAAGAGGAAGGCGCGCACGATCATGGACACGACCATGCGGAGGGTCACGAGGACCATGATCACGGCGCATACGACACCCATCTCTGGCTCGATCCCACCAATGCCAAGGCCATGGCGCAGACGATCGAGACCGCGCTGATCGCGGCCGACGCGGGCAATGCCGCGACCTATCAGGCCAACACCAAAAAACTGATCGACGATCTCGATGCGCTCGACACGGAACTGGCTGAAACGGTCAAGCCGATCAAGGACAAGCCATTCATCGTCTTCCACGATGCCTATCAATATTTCGAGCATCGTTATGGCGTGAAGACGGCGGGGTCGATCACCGTCAGCCCCGAGACCCTGCCCGGCGCAGATCGCGTCAAGCAGATGCAGGAAAAAGTTCGCCAGCTGGGCGCAACCTGTGTCTTCGCCGAGCCGCAATTCGAGCCGAAACTGATCTCGGTCATCACCGAAGGGACGGCAGCGAAATCCGCGACGCTCGATCCGGAAGCGGCCACGCTGGAGCCCGGTCCAGACCTCTATTTCAAGCTGATGCGCGGCATTGCCGGCTCGCTGAAGGATTGCCTGGCCCAGCCGTGA
- a CDS encoding LacI family transcriptional regulator yields MNDTGKSGGGEAPATTGERPTLKTIAYMTGLGITTVSRALKDAPDIGAETKERVRLIARQIGYQPNRAGVRLRTGKTNVIALVLSVDEELMGFTSQMVFGITEVLSTTQYHLVVTPHIHAKDSMVPIRYILETGSADGVIISKIEPNDPRVRFMTERNMPFVTHGRSDMGIEHAFHDFDNEAYAYEAVERLAQCGRKRIAVIVPPSRFSFHDHARKGFNRGIRDFGLTEFPIDAVTIETPLEKIRDFGQRLMQSDDRPDGIVSISGSSTIALVAGFEAAGVRIGEDIDIVSKQSAEFLNWIKPQIHTVNEDIKLAGRELAKALLARINGAPPETLQSVSEPVWSSMAPKP; encoded by the coding sequence ATGAACGATACTGGTAAATCCGGCGGGGGCGAAGCACCCGCGACGACGGGCGAGCGTCCGACCTTAAAGACCATCGCCTATATGACGGGTCTTGGCATCACCACCGTTTCGCGTGCGTTGAAGGATGCGCCTGATATCGGCGCCGAGACCAAGGAGCGCGTGCGGCTGATCGCCCGGCAGATCGGCTACCAGCCGAACCGCGCTGGTGTGCGGCTTCGCACCGGCAAGACCAATGTCATAGCACTGGTGCTGAGTGTCGACGAAGAACTGATGGGTTTCACCAGCCAGATGGTGTTCGGCATCACCGAGGTTCTATCCACCACGCAATATCACCTCGTCGTTACGCCGCATATCCACGCCAAGGATTCCATGGTGCCGATCCGCTACATTCTCGAGACCGGCTCGGCGGATGGGGTCATCATTTCGAAGATCGAGCCGAACGATCCGCGCGTGCGTTTCATGACAGAGCGTAATATGCCCTTCGTCACCCATGGGCGTTCGGATATGGGCATCGAACATGCCTTTCACGATTTCGACAATGAGGCCTATGCCTATGAGGCAGTTGAGCGGCTGGCGCAGTGCGGGCGCAAGAGGATCGCCGTCATCGTGCCGCCATCGCGGTTTTCATTTCACGATCACGCCCGCAAGGGTTTCAACCGGGGGATCAGGGATTTCGGGCTTACCGAATTTCCCATCGATGCCGTCACCATAGAAACGCCGCTGGAAAAAATCCGCGATTTCGGCCAGAGGCTGATGCAATCGGATGACCGGCCCGACGGCATCGTGTCGATCAGTGGCAGCAGCACCATCGCGCTGGTGGCGGGCTTTGAAGCCGCGGGTGTGAGGATCGGCGAGGATATCGATATCGTCTCGAAACAGTCGGCCGAGTTCCTGAACTGGATCAAGCCGCAGATCCATACCGTCAACGAGGATATCAAGCTGGCGGGCAGGGAGCTTGCAAAAGCCCTTCTTGCGCGCATCAACGGCGCTCCGCCGGAAACCCTGCAGAGCGTCAGCGAGCCGGTCTGGTCTTCCATGGCGCCGAAGCCGTAA
- a CDS encoding beta-mannosidase — protein sequence MQGPIMISSSTPETTIDLAGLWRLSSVEGDHATELSVPGDIHTALKNAGIIPDPYHGANENAVQWVAQQDWIIERTFILDEADASWYLDIDYLDTVAIVFVNDVPVLSADNCFRRYRPDISRAVRPGENTIRIHFHSNIAAGAERQARQPFYIPYHPGNSPIANGNMLRKPQCHFGWDWNIAIAPLGLYGKILLKRLDTARIEHVVTSQHHVEGGVELHVAITLFAEGPASLPVYLSLNDERLRLDCGVSAGETVVRHVFFVENPELWWPAGSGEQALYRLTVELPDETVTRQIGFRTIELLTDKDEAGSRFAFRINGREIFSRGANWIPADALYSLTSREKTEDLLCSAVEANMNMIRVWGGGFYEEDWFYDLCDRLGLLVWQDFMFACNLYPCSEDFLDNVEHEVDYQVKRLSSHPSIALWCGDNELVGALTWFDESRNNRDRYLVAYDRLNRTIERALKKAAPEALWWPSSPASGYLDYGDAWHADGSGDMHYWSVWHENKSFDNYRAVKPRFCSEFGFQSYTSMPVIRSYAEDKDMNIASPVIELHQKNVGGNERIAGTMFRYFRFPKDFENFVYLSQVQQALAIRTAVDYWRSLKPHCMGTLYWQLNDTWPVASWSSLDYGGGWKALHYAARRFFQPVTVSAIPSEDGRQVSFSMVNDTAEDIEIDMNIVALTMDGNRVPLKSANGTCATDRAAILTEIDMDSLPEGAILAWSFIASNGMTGEGHHVRDTYKSLELQPAGLTFSVSTLKNGQFEIDVTATGLALFVMLEADQPGRYSDNLFDLAAGETRRIIFTPKAGSGQPHFRVFDLHTCQSSH from the coding sequence ATGCAGGGTCCGATCATGATCTCTTCCTCCACGCCCGAAACCACCATCGATCTGGCCGGGCTCTGGCGCCTGAGTTCGGTGGAAGGAGACCATGCGACCGAGCTTTCCGTTCCGGGAGATATTCATACCGCGCTCAAAAATGCCGGCATCATTCCCGATCCCTACCACGGTGCCAATGAAAACGCGGTGCAATGGGTGGCGCAGCAGGACTGGATCATTGAGCGCACATTCATCCTCGATGAGGCGGATGCCAGCTGGTATCTCGATATCGATTACCTCGACACCGTCGCCATCGTCTTCGTCAACGATGTCCCGGTCCTGAGCGCCGACAATTGCTTCCGCCGTTACCGCCCCGATATTTCGCGCGCCGTGCGGCCCGGTGAGAACACCATCCGTATCCATTTCCATTCCAACATCGCGGCCGGTGCAGAGCGGCAGGCGCGGCAGCCCTTTTATATTCCCTATCACCCCGGCAATTCGCCGATCGCCAATGGCAACATGCTGCGCAAGCCGCAATGCCATTTCGGCTGGGACTGGAACATCGCCATCGCGCCGCTCGGCCTTTACGGCAAAATCCTGCTGAAGCGCCTCGATACGGCCCGCATCGAGCATGTCGTCACCTCGCAGCACCATGTCGAAGGCGGGGTTGAGCTGCATGTGGCCATCACACTTTTTGCCGAAGGTCCGGCAAGCCTGCCGGTCTACCTCTCCCTCAACGATGAAAGGCTGCGGCTCGATTGCGGCGTCAGTGCGGGCGAAACGGTGGTCCGCCACGTCTTCTTCGTGGAAAATCCGGAACTCTGGTGGCCGGCCGGCAGTGGTGAACAAGCACTGTATAGGCTGACCGTGGAACTGCCTGACGAGACCGTTACCCGCCAGATCGGCTTCAGGACCATCGAGCTTCTGACGGATAAGGATGAAGCGGGCAGCCGCTTCGCCTTCCGCATCAATGGCCGGGAAATCTTCAGCCGCGGCGCCAACTGGATTCCAGCAGATGCACTCTATTCGCTGACCAGCCGGGAAAAGACCGAAGACCTTCTCTGCTCCGCGGTCGAGGCCAACATGAACATGATCCGTGTCTGGGGCGGCGGATTTTATGAGGAAGACTGGTTCTACGATCTCTGCGACCGTCTCGGCCTGCTGGTCTGGCAGGATTTCATGTTCGCCTGCAATCTCTATCCCTGCAGCGAGGACTTTCTCGACAATGTCGAACACGAGGTCGACTATCAGGTGAAACGCCTCTCCTCGCACCCGTCGATAGCGCTCTGGTGCGGCGACAACGAGTTGGTGGGCGCTCTGACCTGGTTCGACGAATCCCGCAACAATCGCGACCGTTATCTCGTCGCATATGACCGCCTGAACCGCACCATCGAAAGGGCGCTGAAAAAAGCCGCCCCCGAAGCACTTTGGTGGCCTTCAAGCCCAGCCTCGGGTTATCTCGATTATGGCGACGCATGGCATGCGGATGGTTCCGGCGACATGCATTACTGGTCAGTCTGGCACGAGAACAAGTCGTTCGACAATTATCGCGCGGTCAAGCCGCGCTTCTGCTCCGAATTCGGTTTCCAATCCTATACGTCGATGCCCGTCATCCGCAGCTATGCGGAAGACAAGGACATGAACATCGCCTCCCCGGTGATCGAGCTGCACCAGAAGAATGTCGGTGGCAACGAGCGCATCGCCGGCACCATGTTCCGCTACTTCCGCTTCCCGAAGGATTTCGAAAATTTCGTCTATCTGAGCCAGGTCCAGCAGGCGCTGGCCATTCGCACGGCCGTCGATTACTGGCGGTCGCTCAAGCCCCATTGCATGGGCACGCTCTACTGGCAGCTCAACGACACCTGGCCGGTCGCCTCATGGTCGAGCCTCGATTATGGCGGCGGCTGGAAGGCGCTGCATTATGCCGCCCGCCGTTTCTTCCAGCCGGTCACGGTCTCGGCCATTCCCTCCGAGGATGGACGACAGGTGAGCTTCTCCATGGTCAACGACACGGCGGAAGACATCGAGATCGACATGAACATCGTTGCGCTGACCATGGACGGCAACCGCGTGCCACTGAAATCCGCAAACGGCACCTGCGCGACGGACAGGGCTGCAATTTTGACCGAAATCGACATGGACAGCCTGCCTGAAGGTGCAATCCTTGCCTGGAGCTTCATCGCCTCCAATGGCATGACCGGCGAAGGCCACCATGTGCGCGATACCTACAAGTCGCTGGAGCTTCAGCCCGCCGGACTGACTTTCTCGGTCAGCACGCTGAAAAACGGCCAGTTCGAGATCGATGTCACGGCAACAGGCCTCGCACTCTTCGTCATGCTGGAAGCCGATCAGCCCGGGCGTTATTCGGATAATCTCTTCGATCTCGCCGCTGGCGAAACGCGCCGTATCATCTTCACCCCGAAGGCGGGAAGCGGGCAGCCGCATTTCCGCGTCTTCGATCTTCATACCTGCCAATCCTCGCATTGA
- the mgrA gene encoding L-glyceraldehyde 3-phosphate reductase yields MVWQPAENRYASMKYNHCGKTGLKLPAISLGLWHNFGNDTPHQTKQAICRRAFDLGITHFDLANNYGPPPGSAETAFGEILRTDFAGYRDEMIISSKAGYNMWPGPYGEWGSRKYVIASCDQSLKRMGLDYVDIFYSHRFDPNTPLEETCGALDQIVRSGKALYVGISSYNSKRTREAAAILKDLGTPCIIHQPSYSMINRWIEEDGLVDTLEELGIGSIVFSPLAQGMLTTKYLGGVPDGSRASQSKSLNPAFLNERNVENIRSLNSIAERRGQTLAQMAIAWVLRGGRITSALIGASRVEQVEDCVKALDKADFTAEELAEIDRYARDADINLWAKSAERV; encoded by the coding sequence ATGGTTTGGCAACCGGCCGAAAACCGATACGCATCCATGAAATATAATCATTGCGGAAAGACCGGCCTGAAACTGCCGGCGATTTCGCTGGGGCTCTGGCACAATTTCGGCAACGACACGCCGCACCAGACGAAACAGGCCATTTGCCGCCGTGCCTTCGATCTCGGCATTACCCATTTCGATCTCGCCAATAATTACGGCCCGCCGCCCGGCAGCGCCGAAACCGCCTTCGGTGAAATCCTGAGGACCGATTTTGCCGGCTATCGCGACGAGATGATCATCTCCTCCAAGGCCGGTTATAACATGTGGCCCGGCCCCTATGGCGAATGGGGCAGCCGCAAATACGTAATCGCCTCCTGCGACCAGAGCCTGAAGCGCATGGGTCTGGATTACGTCGATATCTTCTACTCCCACCGTTTCGACCCCAATACGCCGCTTGAGGAAACCTGCGGCGCGCTGGACCAGATCGTGCGCTCCGGCAAGGCGCTTTATGTCGGCATCTCGTCCTACAACTCGAAGCGCACCCGTGAGGCCGCCGCGATCCTGAAAGACCTCGGCACGCCCTGCATCATCCACCAGCCCAGTTATTCGATGATCAACCGCTGGATCGAGGAAGACGGTCTCGTTGATACGCTGGAAGAACTGGGCATCGGCTCCATCGTCTTCTCGCCGCTGGCGCAGGGCATGCTGACGACCAAATATCTCGGCGGCGTGCCTGATGGCAGCCGTGCATCGCAGAGCAAGTCGCTCAACCCGGCTTTCCTCAACGAGCGCAATGTCGAGAACATCCGCTCCCTCAACAGCATTGCCGAGCGCCGCGGCCAGACGCTGGCGCAGATGGCGATTGCCTGGGTCCTGCGCGGCGGCCGCATCACCTCGGCGCTCATCGGCGCAAGCCGTGTCGAACAGGTCGAGGATTGCGTGAAGGCACTCGACAAGGCGGATTTCACGGCTGAAGAGCTTGCGGAAATCGATCGTTACGCCAGGGATGCGGATATCAACCTCTGGGCAAAATCCGCCGAACGCGTCTGA
- a CDS encoding RcnB family protein yields MKKFVTILLAATVLAAPMAQAQSRHDDRHRGVTVERQVTTKKVIVKKQRWDRGQRLSARERRNMVDRRDYRRYRLAEPRRDQRWVRVDNQFLLINAVSGLIVGLAAAR; encoded by the coding sequence ATGAAAAAGTTCGTCACCATTCTTCTGGCAGCCACCGTTCTTGCAGCTCCGATGGCTCAGGCCCAAAGCCGCCACGACGATCGCCATCGCGGCGTTACCGTCGAGCGTCAGGTCACCACCAAGAAGGTCATAGTCAAGAAGCAACGCTGGGATCGCGGCCAGCGCCTCTCAGCCCGTGAGCGCCGCAACATGGTGGACCGCCGTGACTACCGCCGTTACCGCCTTGCAGAACCGCGCCGTGATCAGCGCTGGGTACGCGTCGACAACCAGTTCCTGCTTATCAATGCCGTCAGCGGCCTGATCGTCGGCCTCGCCGCCGCCCGCTGA